One genomic region from Pirellulales bacterium encodes:
- a CDS encoding efflux RND transporter permease subunit — MFNALISFSLKNRSGVVVVAVVLLLFGGYQAAQLPVDVFPDLNRPTVTIMTEAHGLAPEEVETLVTFPIESVMNGATNVQRVRSASAVGLSIVWVEFDWGTDIFTDRQIVLEKLQLARGRLPDSVTPLMTPIASIMGEIMIVGVQSTGKTTPIELRTLADWTIRPRILAVHGVAQVAVMGGELKQYQVLTLPTRLAEYGVTLDELTRAVQQSNAVSGGGFLLSHERETLIRIVGRATSLDDLEDTVVVDRDPVPVTVRQVADVRLGGPVARGDGSVEAHPSVVLTIQKQPKADTLVLDRQIEETVEEMRKTLPADVVIDTRVFRQASFIEAAIRNVVEAIRDGAIWVVVVLFLFLWNLRTSVITLVAIPLSIVITALIFRAFGVTINTMTLGGLAVAIGELVDDSIVDIENIYRRLKENRQLPQPDHPLRVIFHASAEVRNSIVFATLIVVLVVLPLFWLSGLEGRLFAPLGLSYLVTLLASLVVSLTVTPALAAYLLPNASFLDHAHDPLVVRWLKWIDRRLLHLTLRHAYVVLSAVAVLVAVSVAAIYWMGGEFMPDFNEGTLTIESSAPPSVSLEESNRVGTLIEKMLMDVPEVTNVSRRTGRAELDEHAEPVGHSEFDVGLLAPEIPKPGFGYAVVRAVPGLHRFGVDRQGRSREEILADIRDRITEMPGVAVNIGQPISHRLEHMTSGIRAAIAVKVFGADLDILREKARAAEQLMAAVPGVTDLYIEQQVEIPQVRVTVKRDEARRYGLTPAQVARALETAFQGRTVSQILEGQRLFDLVVWFDPAARHDIELIRSTPLSIPSGGRVALGTVAEVAETTGPNTIHRENIVRRIVVQCNVAGRDLTGVVNDIRRAVSENVAPTLPTGYFIEYGGEFENQRDAQTRLMVLSLFSAFGIYCLLVKCLGSWRGAVQVMANIPLAAIGSVAALLLTNWPSADALAAVPWWDWPRVWISATTLSLAHWVGFITLVGIVCRNGIMMISHYIHLMRYEGEQFSEQMIIRGSLERLAPVLMTAATAIIGLVPLALGAGQTGKEILHPLAVVVIGGLISSTLLDQIVTPALFYKFGRKVYEHRVEEEVVF; from the coding sequence ATGTTCAACGCCCTCATTTCCTTCTCGCTCAAAAACCGCTCCGGCGTCGTCGTGGTGGCGGTCGTGCTGTTGTTGTTCGGCGGCTATCAGGCGGCCCAACTGCCGGTCGACGTGTTTCCCGATCTCAACCGGCCCACGGTCACCATCATGACCGAGGCGCACGGGCTGGCGCCGGAAGAAGTCGAGACGCTCGTCACGTTTCCGATCGAATCGGTGATGAACGGCGCCACCAACGTGCAGCGCGTCCGCTCGGCGTCGGCGGTCGGATTGTCGATTGTGTGGGTGGAGTTCGACTGGGGCACCGACATTTTTACCGACCGGCAGATCGTGCTGGAAAAGCTGCAGCTTGCCCGCGGCCGCTTGCCCGATTCGGTCACGCCGCTGATGACGCCGATCGCGTCGATCATGGGCGAGATCATGATCGTCGGCGTGCAGTCCACCGGCAAGACCACGCCCATCGAGCTGCGCACGCTGGCCGATTGGACGATCCGCCCGCGGATTCTGGCCGTTCACGGCGTGGCCCAGGTGGCGGTGATGGGCGGCGAACTGAAGCAATACCAGGTGCTCACCTTGCCCACGCGGCTGGCCGAATATGGCGTCACGCTCGACGAGCTGACACGGGCGGTTCAACAGTCGAATGCCGTGTCGGGCGGCGGTTTCTTGCTCTCGCACGAGCGTGAGACGTTGATCCGCATCGTCGGCCGGGCCACCAGCTTGGACGACCTGGAAGACACGGTGGTCGTCGACCGCGACCCGGTGCCCGTCACCGTCCGGCAGGTGGCCGATGTGCGATTGGGCGGCCCGGTGGCGCGCGGCGACGGCAGCGTCGAGGCCCATCCGTCGGTCGTGCTTACGATCCAGAAGCAGCCCAAGGCCGACACGCTCGTGCTCGACCGGCAAATCGAAGAAACCGTCGAAGAGATGCGCAAGACGCTGCCGGCCGATGTGGTGATCGACACGCGCGTCTTCCGCCAGGCCAGCTTCATCGAGGCCGCCATTCGCAACGTGGTGGAAGCCATCCGCGACGGGGCCATCTGGGTCGTCGTCGTTCTGTTTCTCTTTCTGTGGAACCTCCGCACGAGCGTCATCACGCTGGTCGCGATTCCTCTGTCGATCGTCATCACCGCGCTGATCTTTCGGGCCTTCGGCGTGACGATCAACACCATGACGCTGGGCGGCCTGGCGGTCGCCATCGGCGAGTTGGTCGACGATTCGATCGTCGATATCGAGAACATCTATCGCCGCCTGAAGGAGAACCGCCAATTGCCGCAGCCCGATCATCCGCTGCGCGTGATCTTTCACGCCTCGGCCGAGGTCCGCAACAGCATCGTCTTCGCCACGCTGATCGTGGTGCTGGTGGTGCTGCCGCTGTTCTGGTTGTCGGGCCTGGAGGGGCGGCTGTTCGCGCCGCTGGGTCTGTCGTATCTGGTCACGCTGCTGGCGTCGCTGGTCGTCTCTTTGACGGTCACGCCCGCCCTGGCGGCCTACCTGCTGCCCAATGCGTCGTTTCTGGACCACGCCCACGATCCGTTGGTGGTCCGATGGCTGAAATGGATCGACAGGCGGCTGTTGCACCTGACGCTGCGGCACGCTTACGTGGTGCTGTCGGCGGTCGCGGTGCTCGTGGCAGTCAGCGTGGCGGCGATCTATTGGATGGGGGGCGAGTTCATGCCCGACTTCAATGAAGGCACGTTGACCATCGAATCGAGCGCTCCGCCGTCGGTCAGCCTGGAGGAATCGAACCGCGTCGGCACGCTGATCGAGAAGATGCTGATGGACGTGCCGGAGGTGACCAACGTCTCGCGGCGCACCGGCCGGGCGGAGCTCGACGAACACGCCGAACCGGTCGGCCATTCGGAGTTCGACGTAGGGCTGCTGGCGCCCGAAATACCCAAGCCCGGCTTTGGGTACGCCGTGGTGCGGGCCGTGCCCGGTCTGCACCGCTTCGGGGTCGATCGCCAGGGCCGCTCGCGCGAAGAGATTCTGGCCGACATCCGCGACCGGATCACGGAAATGCCCGGCGTCGCGGTGAACATTGGCCAACCCATCTCGCACCGGCTGGAGCACATGACCTCCGGCATTCGCGCGGCGATTGCGGTCAAAGTGTTCGGCGCCGATCTCGATATCCTCCGCGAAAAAGCACGGGCGGCCGAGCAGTTGATGGCCGCCGTGCCCGGCGTCACCGACCTCTACATCGAGCAGCAGGTCGAGATTCCGCAAGTGCGTGTCACCGTGAAACGCGACGAAGCGCGGCGCTATGGCCTGACGCCGGCGCAAGTGGCCCGTGCCCTGGAGACCGCCTTTCAAGGACGGACGGTTTCGCAGATTCTCGAAGGGCAGCGGCTGTTCGACCTGGTGGTCTGGTTCGATCCGGCCGCCCGGCACGACATCGAGTTGATCCGCTCTACTCCGCTGAGCATCCCTTCCGGCGGGCGCGTGGCGTTGGGCACGGTGGCCGAGGTAGCCGAAACGACCGGCCCCAACACGATTCATCGCGAGAACATCGTGCGGCGGATCGTGGTGCAGTGCAACGTGGCCGGCCGCGACCTGACGGGCGTAGTCAACGACATCCGTCGCGCGGTGAGCGAGAATGTAGCGCCGACGCTGCCGACCGGTTACTTCATCGAATACGGCGGCGAGTTCGAGAACCAGCGCGACGCACAGACCCGCCTCATGGTGCTGAGCTTGTTTTCCGCGTTTGGCATTTATTGCCTGTTGGTCAAGTGCCTCGGTTCGTGGCGTGGCGCGGTACAAGTGATGGCCAACATTCCGCTGGCGGCGATCGGCTCGGTGGCCGCGCTGCTGTTGACCAACTGGCCTTCGGCAGACGCCTTGGCCGCCGTGCCTTGGTGGGACTGGCCGCGCGTCTGGATCTCGGCGACGACCTTGTCGCTGGCGCACTGGGTCGGCTTCATTACGCTGGTGGGCATTGTTTGCCGCAACGGCATCATGATGATCTCGCACTACATTCACTTGATGCGCTACGAAGGCGAGCAATTCAGCGAGCAGATGATCATCCGCGGCAGCTTGGAGCGGCTGGCCCCCGTGCTGATGACCGCGGCCACGGCCATCATCGGCCTGGTGCCGCTGGCCTTGGGCGCCGGGCAAACCGGCAAGGAGATTCTGCACCCCTTGGCCGTGGTGGTGATCGGCGGGCTGATCAGCTCCACGCTGCTCGACCAGATCGTCACGCCGGCGCTGTTCTACAAATTCGGCCGGAAGGTCTACGAGCACAGGGTCGAGGAGGAGGTGGTGTTCTAG
- a CDS encoding amidohydrolase family protein, with translation MAAQIAFASPEVPGLPQDHPIALVGGTVHPVSGPAIEGGVLLFDAGKIVAVGREVVLPGNTEKIDVQGKHVYPGMIDGYTHLGLMEIPMVRATNDHTETGRINSNAKAQVAVNADSELIPVARTSGVLSVLSVPGGGLISGASALIGLDGWTWEEMTIKPVVGVHMRWPQMAPIHTWWQEMKAQEQLVARDKALEEIRQAFDEARNYATACRACANGKGAAPDFNARWEALVPVLEGKVPLIIDADEIQQIQSALAFAARERVKVILLGGYDAPHCADLLKQLDVPVIVAGTHRLPRRHDDGFDAPYTVPARLHELGVKFCLASADRASMVRNLPYHAGTAAAYGLPPHEALKAVTLYPAQILGVADRLGSLEAGKDATLFVSDGDPLETPSQVSLAFIAGRRIDLNNRQQRLWEKYQEKYRRLGKN, from the coding sequence TTGGCCGCACAAATAGCTTTTGCCTCGCCCGAAGTTCCCGGTCTGCCGCAAGATCACCCCATCGCCTTGGTCGGCGGCACCGTCCATCCGGTATCCGGCCCGGCCATCGAAGGCGGCGTGCTGCTCTTCGACGCCGGCAAGATCGTGGCGGTCGGCCGCGAGGTGGTCTTGCCCGGCAACACCGAGAAGATCGACGTGCAAGGCAAACACGTCTACCCCGGCATGATCGATGGTTATACGCACCTGGGGCTGATGGAGATTCCCATGGTCCGGGCAACGAACGACCATACCGAGACTGGCCGCATCAATTCCAACGCCAAGGCGCAGGTTGCGGTCAATGCCGACAGCGAGCTGATTCCGGTGGCACGCACGTCCGGCGTGCTGAGCGTGTTGTCGGTGCCCGGCGGAGGCTTGATTTCAGGCGCGTCGGCCCTGATCGGCCTCGACGGCTGGACCTGGGAAGAGATGACCATCAAGCCGGTGGTGGGCGTCCACATGCGCTGGCCGCAGATGGCGCCGATCCACACCTGGTGGCAAGAGATGAAGGCCCAAGAGCAGCTCGTGGCCCGCGACAAGGCATTGGAAGAGATCCGTCAGGCGTTTGACGAAGCGCGAAACTATGCCACTGCGTGCCGCGCCTGCGCCAACGGCAAAGGGGCCGCGCCCGACTTCAATGCGCGGTGGGAAGCGCTCGTTCCGGTGCTGGAGGGCAAGGTGCCGTTGATCATCGACGCCGACGAGATCCAGCAGATCCAGTCGGCCCTGGCCTTCGCCGCGCGGGAGCGCGTGAAGGTGATCCTCTTGGGCGGTTATGATGCGCCGCACTGCGCCGACCTGCTCAAACAGCTCGATGTGCCGGTGATCGTTGCCGGCACGCACCGCCTGCCTCGCCGCCACGACGACGGGTTCGATGCCCCTTACACCGTGCCTGCCCGGCTGCACGAGTTGGGCGTGAAGTTCTGCCTCGCCAGCGCCGATCGGGCCTCGATGGTCCGCAATCTTCCCTATCACGCCGGCACGGCCGCGGCTTATGGCCTTCCGCCCCACGAAGCCTTGAAGGCCGTCACGCTCTATCCCGCCCAGATTCTCGGAGTCGCCGACCGCCTTGGTTCGTTGGAGGCGGGCAAAGACGCCACGTTGTTCGTGAGCGACGGCGATCCCTTGGAAACGCCTTCGCAGGTCAGCCTGGCTTTCATCGCCGGCCGCCGCATCGACCTCAACAACCGCCAGCAGCGTCTCTGGGAAAAATACCAGGAGAAGTACCGGCGGTTGGGGAAGAATTGA
- a CDS encoding amidohydrolase family protein, with translation MKKQALLAFGVVALLIPATVTSMFAAVPSTAPPAGLREGATAAHAFTGARIVTAPGKVLDRGTLVVRDGVVIAVGADLEPPADARVWKLDGKTIYPGFIDAYSELSAEASRLGPSEQHGAAYWNKHVVPQTSADARYTLDAEANKKLRGQGITARLVAPSVGVVKGTSALVSLGDEPGGRTILKSQVALHLMLTPAQRALDNYPMSPMGAMALVRQAFYDARWYADAWKCFDSQSGMARPERNDALSALQPFVVGKAPVMFQAADELYFLRAMQVADEFGLQAIVRGSGREYRRLDAIKQTGLPVVLPVNFPKPPRVTTPEAAMSVPLDRLMHWDIAPENPGRLDSAGVKIAFTSHGLSDPGSFLSGVRKAVEHGLARDSALQALTVTPAELFGVDKRLGTLEAGKQASFLICNGDIFDVESKICETWIDGRRYEIDATPLLEMRGTWQLQLSKPDGGTETLTVELDGEPAKLTGKIKRGDREASLTRAVLEASHFSGHFQAGPLGWQGIVQLSATVSSSDSSAAEPSWLGFVVWPDGSTSTIRAKRTAVYRPPADEKAAPTDDGASKPEGAEAAKSALFAVNYPLGAFGVAGQPEQPKAVAFQHATIWTSGPAGVLNDATLVVAEGRIAAVGLDVTVPDGAVIIDLAGKHLTPGIIDCHSHVATDGGINEQAQTITAEARIGDFIDQNDIQIYRQLAGGVTTSNILHGSANTIGGQNQVIKLRWGALADDMKFADAPPGIKFALGENVKQSNWGDQFKTRYPQTRMGVEQLVRDAFRAARDYRRRQQQWKEQPAGLPPRVDLELEALAEVLEGKRLVHCHSYRQDEVLAFLRACEEFGVKVGTLQHILEGYKLADVIARHGAGASSFSDWWAFKFEVYDAIAYNGALMHQAGVVVSFNSDDPELARRLNLEAAKAVRYGNVPPPEALKFVTLNPARQLGIDKWVGSLEIGKDADLAVWSGAPLSSYARCEQTWIDGRRYFDRADDAARRAEGDRMRAALIQRVLASNEEPEGLDDDRRELYPREDVFCEHGRDHDESEE, from the coding sequence ATGAAGAAACAAGCCTTGCTGGCATTTGGTGTTGTCGCTTTGCTGATCCCGGCAACGGTAACGAGCATGTTCGCGGCCGTGCCCTCCACGGCGCCGCCGGCCGGGCTGCGCGAGGGTGCGACCGCCGCCCATGCCTTCACCGGCGCACGCATCGTGACCGCGCCGGGCAAAGTGCTCGATCGCGGAACGCTCGTCGTCCGCGATGGCGTCGTGATCGCCGTCGGCGCCGATCTTGAGCCGCCCGCCGATGCCAGGGTCTGGAAGCTCGATGGCAAGACGATCTATCCCGGCTTCATCGACGCCTACTCCGAGCTGTCGGCCGAAGCCTCGCGGCTGGGCCCATCGGAGCAGCACGGCGCGGCCTATTGGAACAAGCACGTCGTACCGCAGACGAGCGCCGACGCCCGCTATACGCTCGATGCCGAGGCGAACAAGAAGCTGCGCGGACAGGGAATCACTGCCCGGCTGGTGGCGCCTTCGGTTGGAGTCGTCAAGGGCACCAGTGCCCTGGTGTCGCTGGGCGATGAACCCGGCGGCCGCACGATCCTGAAAAGCCAGGTGGCCCTGCACCTGATGCTCACGCCGGCCCAACGGGCGCTCGACAACTATCCCATGTCGCCGATGGGCGCCATGGCATTGGTCCGCCAGGCATTCTATGACGCACGCTGGTACGCCGATGCCTGGAAGTGCTTCGATAGCCAGAGCGGCATGGCCCGGCCCGAGCGCAACGATGCGCTCTCCGCCTTGCAGCCGTTCGTGGTCGGCAAAGCCCCCGTCATGTTTCAGGCCGCCGACGAGCTGTACTTTCTGCGGGCAATGCAGGTCGCCGATGAGTTCGGCTTGCAGGCGATTGTGCGGGGGTCGGGCCGCGAATATCGCCGGCTCGATGCCATCAAACAGACCGGTCTGCCGGTGGTGCTGCCCGTCAACTTTCCTAAGCCGCCCCGCGTGACGACGCCCGAAGCCGCCATGTCGGTGCCGCTGGATCGGTTGATGCACTGGGACATTGCCCCGGAGAACCCCGGCCGGCTCGACTCGGCGGGCGTGAAAATCGCTTTCACGTCGCACGGGCTAAGCGATCCCGGCTCGTTCTTGTCGGGCGTCCGCAAAGCAGTCGAACACGGGCTGGCGCGCGACTCGGCCTTGCAAGCGCTGACGGTAACGCCCGCCGAGCTGTTCGGCGTAGACAAGCGGCTGGGCACACTCGAAGCCGGTAAGCAGGCCAGTTTTCTGATCTGCAACGGCGACATCTTCGACGTCGAAAGCAAAATTTGCGAGACGTGGATCGACGGTCGCCGTTACGAGATCGACGCCACACCGCTCCTAGAAATGCGAGGAACGTGGCAATTGCAATTGTCGAAGCCCGACGGCGGCACCGAAACACTCACGGTCGAACTCGACGGCGAGCCCGCCAAGCTGACCGGCAAGATCAAGCGCGGCGACCGCGAGGCTTCGCTCACACGGGCCGTGCTGGAGGCGTCGCACTTCAGCGGCCACTTCCAGGCCGGGCCGCTCGGCTGGCAAGGTATCGTACAGCTTAGCGCCACCGTCTCGTCGAGCGATTCGTCAGCGGCTGAGCCATCATGGCTGGGCTTTGTCGTCTGGCCGGACGGCTCGACATCGACGATTCGCGCCAAGCGCACCGCCGTCTATCGCCCGCCTGCCGATGAAAAAGCGGCGCCCACGGACGATGGTGCATCGAAGCCGGAGGGTGCCGAGGCGGCCAAATCCGCACTCTTCGCTGTGAACTATCCGCTGGGCGCCTTTGGCGTAGCCGGGCAGCCCGAACAGCCCAAGGCCGTCGCCTTTCAACACGCCACGATCTGGACCAGCGGACCGGCCGGCGTTCTCAACGACGCCACGCTCGTCGTCGCCGAGGGACGAATCGCCGCGGTCGGTCTCGACGTGACCGTGCCCGACGGCGCTGTGATTATTGACCTGGCCGGCAAGCACCTCACGCCGGGCATCATCGATTGCCACTCGCACGTGGCCACCGACGGCGGCATCAACGAGCAGGCCCAGACCATCACCGCCGAGGCCCGCATCGGCGATTTCATCGACCAGAACGATATTCAGATCTATCGCCAGTTGGCCGGCGGCGTGACCACCTCCAACATCCTGCACGGCTCGGCCAACACGATCGGAGGGCAGAACCAGGTCATCAAGCTCCGCTGGGGTGCGCTGGCAGATGACATGAAGTTCGCCGACGCGCCGCCGGGCATCAAGTTCGCCTTGGGCGAAAACGTCAAGCAGAGCAACTGGGGCGATCAGTTCAAGACCCGCTATCCGCAGACCCGTATGGGAGTGGAGCAGCTTGTGCGCGACGCCTTCCGCGCGGCCCGCGACTATCGCCGCCGCCAGCAGCAGTGGAAAGAACAACCCGCCGGCCTGCCGCCCCGCGTCGATCTGGAGCTGGAAGCCCTGGCCGAGGTGCTCGAAGGAAAGCGGTTGGTCCACTGCCACAGCTATCGGCAGGACGAGGTTCTGGCCTTCCTGCGGGCCTGCGAAGAGTTCGGCGTCAAGGTCGGAACGCTGCAGCACATTCTGGAGGGCTACAAGCTGGCCGACGTCATCGCGCGCCACGGCGCGGGGGCATCGAGCTTTTCCGATTGGTGGGCCTTCAAGTTCGAGGTTTACGACGCCATCGCTTACAACGGCGCGTTGATGCACCAGGCAGGCGTGGTCGTGTCGTTCAACTCCGACGATCCAGAGCTTGCCCGGCGATTGAACCTCGAAGCCGCGAAAGCCGTGCGTTATGGCAACGTGCCGCCGCCGGAAGCGCTCAAGTTCGTCACGCTGAACCCGGCCCGGCAGCTTGGCATCGACAAGTGGGTCGGTTCGCTGGAGATCGGCAAAGACGCCGACCTGGCGGTGTGGAGCGGTGCGCCGCTTTCGAGCTACGCCCGTTGCGAGCAGACCTGGATCGACGGCCGCCGCTATTTCGACCGCGCCGACGACGCGGCCCGCCGCGCCGAGGGCGACCGCATGCGTGCCGCGCTGATTCAACGCGTGTTGGCATCGAACGAAGAGCCGGAGGGCCTCGACGACGACCGCCGCGAGCTGTACCCGCGCGAGGACGTGTTCTGCGAGCACGGCCGCGATCACGATGAGAGTGAGGAGTAG
- a CDS encoding MamI family restriction endonuclease yields MPAGTMNDVLSLLDAHYEAFFSAKPHADKTGHPVPCDTRAWSQILISLLTGINGRRREKGADFVDGSDVKAACCWGAIDTPRFNGAIPAGRLSTTSRKAENLTAFDSMPFLFFVLWDDDTDAHPRCRIWCVRPRQDRVFRKMCAKWYRQRATGEIKSTNFQLHPPRFRDDDIFRNKCGNLAYPLLFTAIRKENGFECLRYDPAALEQGKCTLAPD; encoded by the coding sequence ATGCCTGCCGGCACAATGAACGATGTTCTATCGTTGCTCGACGCCCATTATGAGGCGTTCTTCAGCGCCAAACCACATGCGGACAAGACGGGTCACCCCGTTCCTTGCGACACTCGTGCGTGGTCGCAGATTTTGATCAGCCTGCTGACCGGCATCAACGGGCGTCGACGGGAGAAAGGCGCCGATTTTGTCGACGGATCGGACGTCAAGGCTGCTTGTTGTTGGGGTGCAATCGACACGCCGCGCTTTAACGGCGCGATCCCTGCCGGGCGGCTGAGCACCACGTCGCGGAAAGCCGAAAACCTGACCGCGTTCGACAGCATGCCGTTCCTCTTCTTCGTTCTTTGGGACGACGATACCGACGCTCATCCGCGCTGTCGTATCTGGTGCGTGCGCCCCCGCCAGGACCGAGTTTTCCGGAAGATGTGCGCCAAATGGTACAGGCAACGAGCAACGGGCGAGATCAAAAGCACCAACTTTCAGTTGCATCCACCGCGATTCCGCGACGATGACATCTTTCGCAACAAATGCGGAAATCTCGCGTACCCGCTTCTGTTCACCGCGATCCGCAAAGAAAACGGGTTCGAGTGCCTGCGTTATGACCCGGCCGCGCTTGAGCAGGGCAAATGCACGTTGGCTCCAGACTGA
- a CDS encoding N-6 DNA methylase: protein MTTTATRNKARLRTFEPTLFDNDNGTDEQRLLVEAERILLDVADYVYARTSLKPVSKTLFFISRCLCVAKLVGRTSSPADLCHRYGDLRSSMNGLFPTDDFDFSAVVAECEEHVPRVLEAVHDVCRLTNKSDSLGLVFNTLLRGKFEGGEGLGTFLTPEEVVFPMVDMLLKVAGDKALDRLGGEERLLFGDICGGTGRFVYAIARRLEAAGVSRNRLENAARLFDQSLMAVDLGKLNFLFDGMQPSFERVGDSLIAPQVGSLRSQFLLLATNPPFGAGKYRWNKELSESIPCEILTAIGMRGSSDSADPSELFFFRNLDLLAPGGSLAIVLPDGVVQSDDFKKALMVYERFRNTWIHLAAIVSLPTATFSLGGTVAKTSFLVAQKLEESKKKRLYVAVAHHVGFLKRGKKRADDPQGNDLTRIADEFGSPRPVLGRTVACWQEHESFVAARLMHAATNGSSSTGPVLGDVVDMVRVFQTDDGNRTPERFHVSVLDVDGTGLIDIVAASKNQPLSRGLACRPGDILVSCMNPRIWRVAVVPQLPGSWSCSAEFVVLRPKKPDDAWRISLALHHPSVSQTVQAMAKGTSSSRQRVPKDRVLSVNVNKVEMTEQLADYISWRELHYARRLREARAYEKIQQGDPGFEW from the coding sequence ATGACAACCACCGCTACGCGAAACAAAGCGCGGCTTCGCACTTTCGAACCCACGTTGTTCGATAATGATAACGGCACGGACGAGCAGCGACTGCTCGTCGAAGCCGAACGCATCCTTTTGGACGTGGCCGACTACGTTTACGCGCGCACGTCGCTGAAACCCGTCTCCAAGACGCTGTTTTTCATTTCCAGGTGCCTTTGCGTCGCCAAACTGGTTGGCCGGACTTCATCGCCGGCCGATCTTTGTCACAGATACGGCGACCTTCGGTCTTCGATGAACGGGCTGTTTCCCACCGACGACTTCGACTTTTCCGCAGTCGTCGCAGAATGTGAGGAACATGTTCCACGGGTGCTGGAGGCTGTACACGACGTATGCCGGCTGACAAACAAGTCCGACAGCTTGGGCCTTGTGTTCAACACGCTGTTGCGAGGCAAGTTCGAGGGCGGCGAGGGGCTGGGAACGTTCCTCACGCCGGAGGAAGTCGTATTTCCGATGGTCGATATGCTCCTCAAGGTCGCCGGCGATAAGGCACTCGACCGGCTAGGCGGCGAGGAGCGGTTGCTTTTCGGCGACATCTGCGGCGGCACAGGCCGGTTCGTGTATGCGATTGCTCGCCGGTTGGAGGCTGCCGGAGTTTCCCGGAACCGACTGGAGAACGCGGCGCGGCTTTTCGACCAGTCGCTCATGGCGGTCGATCTGGGCAAGCTGAACTTTCTGTTCGACGGCATGCAGCCGTCGTTCGAGCGCGTCGGCGATTCGTTGATCGCCCCGCAGGTTGGCTCATTGCGGAGCCAGTTTCTGCTGTTGGCAACCAATCCACCTTTTGGCGCAGGCAAGTATCGCTGGAACAAGGAGCTTTCCGAGTCGATCCCCTGCGAGATCCTCACGGCGATCGGCATGCGAGGCTCCAGCGATAGTGCCGATCCCTCTGAGTTGTTCTTCTTTCGCAATCTTGATCTCCTCGCTCCCGGCGGTTCTCTGGCCATTGTGCTTCCCGATGGAGTCGTGCAGTCCGACGACTTCAAGAAAGCGCTGATGGTTTACGAGCGATTCCGCAACACGTGGATTCACTTGGCGGCCATCGTCTCGCTGCCGACGGCGACTTTCTCGCTGGGCGGCACTGTGGCGAAGACCTCGTTTCTCGTGGCGCAAAAGTTGGAAGAATCGAAGAAGAAACGGCTCTATGTCGCGGTCGCTCATCACGTCGGCTTCTTGAAGCGCGGCAAGAAGCGGGCGGACGACCCACAAGGCAACGATCTTACGCGAATTGCTGACGAGTTCGGCTCGCCGCGGCCAGTGCTTGGCCGTACGGTTGCCTGCTGGCAGGAACACGAGTCGTTCGTGGCCGCAAGGCTTATGCACGCGGCTACGAATGGCTCGTCAAGCACGGGACCCGTTCTCGGCGATGTTGTCGATATGGTCCGCGTCTTCCAGACTGACGATGGCAATCGAACCCCAGAGCGGTTTCACGTGTCGGTGTTAGACGTCGACGGGACGGGGCTCATCGACATCGTCGCAGCCAGCAAGAATCAGCCACTTTCACGAGGACTGGCATGCCGGCCAGGCGATATTCTGGTATCGTGCATGAACCCGAGAATCTGGCGCGTGGCCGTCGTGCCGCAGTTGCCTGGATCGTGGTCATGCAGCGCGGAATTCGTGGTGCTGAGGCCGAAAAAGCCCGATGATGCCTGGCGAATCTCTTTGGCCTTGCATCACCCCAGCGTATCGCAAACCGTGCAGGCTATGGCGAAGGGCACATCGTCCAGCCGGCAACGAGTTCCCAAAGACCGCGTGTTGTCGGTAAACGTCAACAAGGTCGAGATGACGGAACAACTCGCCGACTACATTTCGTGGCGGGAGTTACATTATGCCAGACGACTGCGCGAAGCCCGTGCCTATGAAAAGATTCAGCAGGGGGATCCCGGATTTGAATGGTAG